In Virgibacillus sp. NKC19-16, a single genomic region encodes these proteins:
- a CDS encoding sugar nucleotide-binding protein, with protein sequence MMKVVVFGASGYVGTSVYKLLENQSDIEVVGTYLETKPVFDELHKLDINEPESFSDFFKKENPDVVIWSVMNGPNEYELTDQGLLHLITHLTPATKLIYISSDFVYSDGKGPYTEEDSLSTLPDDHIYSNYTNAKVKAERFIKNELSNYMILRAGPVYGENQIGKLDARTDELSYHLRSGQPIAFRGDLIRTFVHVEDLANTIAELVPKDITGIYNTGPSTNKSFYEFMSGMAEQLGYDASLVEKASEYEEADEEVPKDTSLVTEKITDIVNQRFR encoded by the coding sequence ATGATGAAAGTAGTCGTATTTGGAGCTAGTGGTTATGTAGGAACATCCGTCTATAAATTGCTTGAAAATCAGTCTGATATCGAAGTCGTCGGAACCTATTTGGAAACGAAACCAGTGTTTGATGAGCTGCATAAACTGGATATCAACGAACCGGAATCTTTCTCTGATTTTTTTAAAAAGGAAAATCCGGATGTTGTGATTTGGTCTGTTATGAATGGGCCAAATGAATATGAATTGACCGACCAAGGGCTGCTGCATTTAATAACACATCTCACTCCGGCAACCAAGCTGATTTATATTTCATCTGACTTCGTCTATAGTGACGGAAAAGGGCCATACACGGAGGAGGATTCCTTATCCACATTGCCTGATGATCATATTTACAGTAATTATACGAATGCCAAAGTTAAGGCTGAGCGATTCATTAAAAATGAACTGTCAAACTATATGATTCTAAGAGCCGGACCTGTTTACGGGGAAAATCAAATTGGCAAACTGGACGCGCGAACAGATGAACTTTCTTATCATTTACGTTCCGGCCAACCGATTGCCTTTCGTGGTGATTTAATTAGAACCTTTGTCCACGTAGAAGATTTGGCAAATACCATCGCAGAGCTTGTGCCAAAAGACATTACAGGTATTTACAATACGGGACCTTCTACAAACAAGAGCTTTTACGAATTTATGAGTGGTATGGCAGAACAATTAGGTTATGATGCCAGTCTCGTTGAAAAAGCATCGGAATATGAAGAAGCAGATGAAGAGGTACCGAAAGACACATCGCTTGTTACGGAAAAAATAACGGATATTGTGAACCAGCGATTCAGATAA
- a CDS encoding acyltransferase family protein → MKRNPFFDNARILLIFLVVFGHMIQPFVDGSRGMNTLYMWIYTFHMPAFILLAGFFAKGLGNKDYIINLAKKLIMPYIIFQLLYTGYYFLIGKADWQASLFYPQWALWFLISLFSWHMLLYWFKKIPAGLSVMIAVQIGLIVGYFGEIGHTFSLSRTFVFFPFFLVGYFITERQIMQVKQKGIKIASVLVMVTLAVAIYYLPAIDTGWLLGSSSYAELGLPAYGGIARLGVYVVATLMVISIMSWVPKSKTRLTHIGSRTLYVYLLHGFFIQYFREADVFEINNALDVVGLGIISAVLVLVLSSKPLLGITQPLMEGKATIMKNAYSGKTSKESAQTKA, encoded by the coding sequence ATGAAAAGGAATCCATTTTTTGATAACGCACGGATATTATTGATTTTCCTCGTTGTATTCGGCCATATGATTCAGCCTTTTGTCGATGGCTCAAGGGGGATGAATACACTTTATATGTGGATTTACACATTCCACATGCCCGCATTTATTTTATTGGCAGGTTTTTTTGCGAAGGGTTTAGGGAACAAAGATTATATCATTAATTTAGCGAAGAAATTAATCATGCCATACATCATTTTTCAATTGTTGTATACGGGATATTATTTCTTAATTGGAAAAGCAGATTGGCAAGCGAGTCTGTTTTATCCGCAATGGGCCCTATGGTTCTTGATTAGCTTGTTCAGTTGGCATATGCTTCTGTATTGGTTTAAAAAAATTCCGGCTGGGCTAAGCGTGATGATTGCAGTGCAAATCGGATTAATAGTAGGTTATTTTGGAGAAATTGGACACACATTTAGCTTATCACGCACGTTTGTATTCTTTCCATTTTTCTTGGTTGGTTATTTTATTACCGAAAGGCAGATCATGCAGGTAAAACAAAAAGGGATAAAAATAGCCTCCGTTCTTGTGATGGTGACACTTGCTGTTGCTATCTATTACCTTCCTGCTATTGATACAGGATGGTTACTGGGTTCCTCGTCATATGCCGAGTTAGGGTTGCCCGCATATGGAGGGATAGCTCGTCTCGGGGTTTATGTGGTTGCAACACTCATGGTTATTAGTATCATGTCTTGGGTTCCTAAATCAAAAACTCGGCTTACCCATATTGGATCGCGAACACTGTATGTCTATTTGCTGCATGGATTTTTCATTCAGTATTTCCGGGAAGCAGATGTATTTGAGATTAATAATGCATTGGATGTAGTGGGTCTTGGTATCATCTCAGCTGTCCTTGTGCTTGTTTTATCAAGCAAACCTCTTCTTGGGATAACACAACCACTTATGGAAGGGAAAGCCACTATAATGAAAAATGCATATAGTGGGAAGACAAGTAAGGAATCAGCGCAAACAAAAGCTTAG